A single Saccopteryx bilineata isolate mSacBil1 chromosome 9, mSacBil1_pri_phased_curated, whole genome shotgun sequence DNA region contains:
- the CA7 gene encoding carbonic anhydrase 7: MTGHHGWGYGQNDGPSQWHKLYPIAQGERQSPINIVSSQVVYSPSLKPLELSYEGCTSISLANNGHSVQVNFNDSDDRSVVTGGPLDGPYRLKQFHFHWGKKHNVGSEHTVDGKSFPCELHLVHWNAKKYRSFGEAASAPDGLAVVGVFLEMGDEHPSMNRLTDALYMVRFGGTQAQFCRFNPKYLLPASRHYWTYPGSLTTPPLSESVTWIVLQEPISISERQIEKFRSLFFTSEDDERIHMVNNFRPPQPLMGRLVKTSFRA; the protein is encoded by the exons ATGACCGGCCACCACGGCTGGGGCTACGGCCAGAACGACG gcccctcacagtggcacaAGCTGTACCCCATTGCCCAGGGAGAGCGCCAATCGCCGATCAATATCGTGTCCAGCCAGGTTGTGTACTCCCCCAGCCTGAAGCCGCTGGAACTTTCCTATGAGGGCTGCACATCAATTAGCCTGGCCAACAATGGCCACTCTGTCCAGGTGAACTTCAATGACAGTGATGATCGATCTG TGGTGACTGGGGGCCCCCTGGATGGACCCTACCGGCTCAAGCAGTTCCATTTCCACTGGGGCAAAAAGCACAATGTGGGCTCAGAGCACACGGTGGATGGCAAGTCATTCCCCTGCGAG CTGCACCTGGTTCATTGGAATGCCAAGAAGTACAGAAGCTTTGGGGAGGCGGCCTCAGCACCCGATGGCCTGGCTGTGGTTGGTGTCTTCTTGGAG ATGGGGGATGAGCACCCTAGCATGAACCGTCTGACAGATGCACTCTACATGGTTCGGTTTGGG GGCACCCAAGCCCAGTTCTGCCGCTTCAACCCCAAGTACCTCCTGCCTGCCAGCCGGCACTACTGGACCTACCCGGGCTCCCTGACGACACCTCCACTGAGTGAGAGCGTCACCTGGATTGTGCTCCAAGAGCCCATCAGCATCTCTGAAAGGCAG ATTGAGAAGTTTAGGAGCCTGTTTTTCACCTCAGAGGACGATGAAAGAATCCACATGGTGAACAACTTCCGGCCACCACAGCCATTGATGGGCCGTTTGGTCAAGACCTCCTTTCGGGCCTGA